The sequence below is a genomic window from Lolium perenne isolate Kyuss_39 chromosome 7, Kyuss_2.0, whole genome shotgun sequence.
ATGTGGgaggaagtgtacgaagtggcacctttgcttctctaacacctgggagacccatgcAGATCtgtattggtcttccaccgttatttcctgctcagggggggGGGGATCGGGTGGGTTTTaaaatttccagatctaaggcggaatcttctttAGGAAGTTCAAgtgtctcagatcggatcttcgcgattaCGTCCTGCTCGGTGGCGGTCACGTCAGCGTGACTTACCAGGGCATTTTCGTCAAAATCGACGgtgtcgccgatgaagatgtgaatgccgccgattgggatgatagagagcttgacggggtcggtcttagccggaatccagcactcgtcccgggggacgatcggaaagttcccgacgtaaaggacacgccccacagcgatggagtTGTCAaaacttcccatggcggaaccctcccggtttcggcctccagacgccgctggccccacggtgggcgccaactgtcattgcCTATTCAAcaatacctcggaggagggatcctcacgaggggaagaagaagtaggggccatcgggaggaaagtcctcgggacggtggtacgtgatttacctagcttcggaacacctgcacgatgacatggcctactgctgcttgtgtgaaattatctgggcgctttctcgttgttacaatgagttgtggttgtgcctctagggctcccgggatccggcttataaaggcgctatgatctagggtttacacggagagtcctaaccGGAATACAAGTCgcataactacggaatattacattaccGTGCACGTCAATGATCCGCCTTCCCTTATATGCTATACTGGATCCGGCTACCCCTGATGGGCCATGCCGAATCCGACTTCCAGAGTTGATcggtggatccggctcctcgttcatgagctggacttcatccatcttgatctacatCAGCTGGGCCGCCCAATAGGCCATACGCCACCATCACCATTTGTGGTCACCCGAACTTGTTAGATCCATGCAGTATCGATGGTACATCCATGAAGTATACTCACAATAGCCACGACTGGTGGAAGAAGGGGGACACGTGGAAGAACGGGGAGCGTTCATCTAAGCTCGATCAGACGGTGCGGACCACAACCGATCGCTGCACGCGATCGGTCGGCCGAACTAAAGCCTAGAAAAAAAGAAGGCAACGATGGACCGGCCCAACAACCTAGGGTGTGCGCCTAGAAAAAGGTCTAACCGGTCACGGCCTAGGTTTACGCTCGCGATCCGTGGCACCTGCCCGTTCCGGCAGGCCCATACAGGCCCACACGCGTTGCTATTAAAACAAGCCATTCTCCCACAACTCAGCTCCGTGTCCCtaacctcgcgccgcgccgccaaagCTCCCAAGCCGCTATCTAGGGTTTATCGCAATCCACCCCCAGATCAAGCGCCTAGCTAGGGTTCTGCGTGCTCCGGTCGAGAGACGGCGGCGAGATGCTGCGGCGGAACACGCGGCTGCGCAAGGAGTACCTCTACCGGAAGAGCCTCGAGGGGAAGGAGCGGCAGCACTACGAGAAGAAGCGCCTCGTCCGGCAGGCGCTCGACGAGGGCAAGCCCATCCCCACCGAGCTCCGCAACGAGGAGCTCGCCCTCCGCCGCGAGATCGACCTCGATGACCAGGACCGGGCAGGTTCCGTCTCACCCCTCGCCGTGTTCGTTCACccatttcctttttttttgttttgttgcgtTTCTCATGTATGGTTTTGTCGGTTGCAGTTCCGAGTAGCATCATAGATGACGAGTATGCCGGTTCCACGCTCCGCGAGCCCAAGATTCTCTTGACCACGTCGCGCAACCCGAGCGCGCCCCTTACCCAGTTTGTGAAGGTGTGTTTATGCTGTTTATTCCAACATGTTTCGGCTGTTCAAAAAATTTTGTGCATTACATGAGCTTGACTTGTTGTTATTGTGTTGATTTGCTAGGAGCTGAAAGTCGTGTTTCCAAACTCACAGAGGATGAACCGTGGTGGTCAGGTATAATACAAATAGTACAAAAATCATTCCATGTTTATGTGTACTTTCGTTCCCAATATCAGATTCATATCACATATGATTTGGATGACTAAACAAGTGAGCAAATCATTCCATGTTCTGTGCTTCTTGCTGATCATTTTTTTTCTCCTGGCAGGTGATATCGGAAATCGTTGAGTCCTGCCGATCACACGAGATCACTGATCTTATTTTGGTGCATGAACATCGTGGTCAGCCCGATGGTTTGATTGTCTGCCATCTCCCGTTAGGTCCAACTGCATACTTTGGGTTACTCAACGTGGTAAGTGTGCATGTCTGTTTAATTTATGACGACCTGAGGTGTTGTGCAGCACGGGGCGCCATGTTTGGTGTTAAGTTCTGGTTCCTTTTTCGGGCAGGTAACACGACATGATATCAAAGATAGGAAGGCGATGGGCAAAATGTCTGAAGCTTACCCCCATTTGATACTGGACAACTTCACAACCAAGGTATCAAATACTGATATCTTTTGAGTCACTTTGTTCTATGTAATGCATTTGTGAATGTTCATCAGTTCATCTCATGCAAACAGAAAACAGTTAGCATGATTTATTTATGGTTATTCTAATTGTTCCACCATATGTACCTGGAAAGTAATCTTGTCTTAGCATCCATTGCTAAATAGCTAGGATGAACATATTGCAGCacttgtttgtttttgtttgtttgatttCTCCCAACCTACCATGTAACAGTAGACCATTCATACATTCATATGGGCTCAACGCTTGAACTTGAGGCTGCTGTGATGGTTCGAGGATTGCCCTTCCATTCTATCAAGAAAAGTAGAAAAGTATCCGCGATAACAACTTGTTACACATATATTGTTGTTTATGATGAATTGCTGATGATTTCATGATTGCTCATCAAATTCTGAGCATCTCCGGTTCCACTGACTCTTGTGCTGCTGTTTCTGTTGGAGTATTTGGTATTATTGTCTTCTCCGTGGTatgctttattgcttttcttcatTGGCTCTTTTTTTTTTAAATCTTTGTAGTAGTTTGCTTCTTCATTGGCTGCAATGATGGTTTTCTCGTTAACCTGAGACCTTCTATGAGGACAATATATCCATTCAAAACTATGTAACTGAGCAGCTTTGATATCAGTTGTGCTTGTTGAAAACTTGCACACTACCATTAGTAGTTTGTTTACTTGTCTTTGCTCAGAAAATGTTTGTTGGTTTGCTTGCTGCAATGGACTTTAATCTGGGACCTAGTATTAGGATAACATATCCCAGTTTTTCTGTTGAGACACTCCCCATTACGAATACTCGTTTGCATATGTTAGCTAAAAAAATGGTTATTCTTATATTTTTGGGCC
It includes:
- the LOC127314839 gene encoding uncharacterized protein; this encodes MLRRNTRLRKEYLYRKSLEGKERQHYEKKRLVRQALDEGKPIPTELRNEELALRREIDLDDQDRAVPSSIIDDEYAGSTLREPKILLTTSRNPSAPLTQFVKELKVVFPNSQRMNRGGQVISEIVESCRSHEITDLILVHEHRGQPDGLIVCHLPLGPTAYFGLLNVVTRHDIKDRKAMGKMSEAYPHLILDNFTTKPGERTANILKHLFPVPKPDSKRLITFANRDDYISFRHHIFEKQGGPKSIDLKEVGPRFELRLYQIKRGTVDQSEAQNEFVLRPYINTAKKQKTLGV